The following proteins come from a genomic window of Candidatus Rokuibacteriota bacterium:
- a CDS encoding class I SAM-dependent methyltransferase produces the protein MAGRGVTSGPRNADPVIRYFDEVAQDYLGAYGPTETGARSFLFRERRRAARDLLGSLPGGIIADVGCGPAIFAGPELAGFRWIFIDLSEGMIRQAKRHLERAWGAARPPVACVVGDVERLPLRGQCVDAVICLGVLDYVADHRLVLQEAFRALRPGGTLIVSIPNRRSLLGLSYRLTRVVLGPLVRRIRLLDRYVPPTSLLRQPGLRVREYLVPRIAAEMERMGFGLQEIRWLGFLCPLARNWQIQRLSRLARWLAKTLPVWLSGWLARTCMIAARKRGS, from the coding sequence GTGGCAGGACGCGGAGTGACCAGCGGCCCCAGGAATGCCGACCCCGTTATCCGGTACTTCGATGAGGTAGCGCAGGATTACTTGGGGGCCTACGGGCCGACGGAGACTGGCGCCCGCTCCTTCCTGTTCCGGGAGCGGCGACGGGCCGCCCGTGATCTGCTTGGTTCCCTCCCGGGTGGAATCATCGCTGACGTCGGGTGTGGTCCGGCCATCTTCGCGGGCCCGGAGCTGGCGGGTTTCCGCTGGATCTTCATCGATCTGTCGGAGGGGATGATCCGGCAGGCGAAGCGGCACCTCGAGCGTGCTTGGGGAGCAGCGAGGCCGCCAGTAGCCTGCGTGGTGGGAGACGTTGAGCGCCTCCCGCTCCGGGGCCAATGCGTGGATGCTGTGATCTGCCTGGGGGTTCTGGACTACGTCGCCGACCACCGGCTGGTCCTGCAAGAGGCCTTCCGCGCGCTGAGGCCTGGCGGAACGCTCATCGTCTCGATTCCCAACCGGCGTAGCCTGCTGGGTTTAAGCTACCGGTTGACGCGGGTCGTGCTCGGTCCGCTGGTCCGCCGTATCCGTCTCCTGGACCGCTACGTCCCGCCGACCAGCCTGCTGAGACAGCCTGGCCTGCGGGTGAGGGAGTACCTGGTCCCTCGGATAGCAGCGGAGATGGAGAGGATGGGGTTCGGGCTCCAGGAGATCCGATGGCTCGGGTTCCTCTGCCCACTGGCCAGAAACTGGCAGATCCAGAGGCTCTCCCGGCTTGCCCGATGGCTCGCGAAGACCCTCCCCGTCTGGCTGAGCGGGTGGCTTGCCCGTACTTGCATGATTGCAGCCAGGAAGCGGGGCAGCTGA